One window from the genome of Cricetulus griseus strain 17A/GY chromosome 2, alternate assembly CriGri-PICRH-1.0, whole genome shotgun sequence encodes:
- the Itgb7 gene encoding integrin beta-7, which translates to MGTFQVLTLPSPLLYAPPSARSATLQESPTPGRVTSSSAASRSVHKGCCYCHHRGRAAPKAPAMVDSSTVLVFLLLLCGGESESDTKVPSLEEATEWGHTDLSQSGSCQPAPSCQKCILSHPSCAWCKQLNFTVSGEAEERRCARREELLARGCPAQELEEPRGHQEVLQDKPLSQGDRGEGATQLAPQRVRVTLRPGEPQKLRVRFLRAAGYPVDLYYLMDLSYSMKDDLERVRQLGHALLVRLQEVTHSVRIGFGSFVDKTVLPFVSTVPSKLQHPCPSRLERCQRPFSFHHVLSLTGDAQAFEREVGRQNISGNLDSPEGGFDAILQAALCQEQIGWRNVSRLLVFTSDDTFHTAGDGKLGGIFMPSDGRCHLDSNGVYIHSAEFDYPSVGQVAQALTAANIQPIFAVTGTTLPVYQELSQLIPKSAVGELSEDSSNVVQLIMDAYDSLSSTVTLEHSSLPPGVNISFESHCPEKREGEAGNRGQCSNVRVNQTVDFWVTLQVTHCLPEPHLLRFWALGFSEELTVELHTLCDCNCSDTQPHAPYCSNGQGHLLCGICSCVPGRLGQLCECSEAELSSPDLESGCRAPNGTGPLCSGKGRCQCGRCSCSGQSSGRLCECDDASCERHEGILCGGFGHCQCGVCHCHANRTGRACECSENVDSCVSPNGGLCSGHGHCKCNRCQCQDGYYGALCDQCLGCKSPCEQYRDCAECGAFGTGPLAVNCSVACADVNVTVAMVPNLDDGWCKERTQDNQLFFFLVEHVAEGVILRVRPQEKGAADHTRTIILGCIGGIVAVGLGLVLAYRLSVEIYDRREYSRFEKERQQLNWKQDSNPLYKSAITTTINPRFQETNGPGPSL; encoded by the exons GCCATGGTGGATTCATCGACTGTTCTCgttttcctgctgctgctgtgtggaGGTGAGAGCGAGTCGGACACCAAGGTCCCATCTTTAGAGGAGGCCACAGAATGGGGCCATACTGACTTGTCTCAGTCTGgatcctgccagccagctccttCCTGCCAGAAGTGCATCCTCTCACATCCCAGCTGTGCATGGTGCAAGCAACTG AACTTCACCGTCTCGGGGGAGGCAGAGGAACGGCGCTGTGCGCGGCGAGAGGAGCTGCTGGCCCGCGGGTGTCCCGCGCAGGAACTGGAGGAGCCACGCGGCCACCAGGAGGTGCTGCAGGACAAGCCACTCAGTCAGGGAGACCGCGGCGAGGGGGCCACCCAGCTGGCCCCGCAGCGGGTCCGGGTCACACTGCGACCAG GGGAGCCACAGAAACTCCGGGTCCGCTTCCTCCGAGCTGCGGGATACCCAGTGGACTTGTATTACCTTATGGATCTGAGCTACTCAATGAAGGATGACTTGGAACGCGTGCGCCAGCTTGGGCACGCCCTGCTGGTCCGGTTGCAAGAGGTCACACATTCTGTGCGCATAG GTTTCGGCTCCTTTGTGGACAAAACAGTGTTGCCCTTTGTAAGCACAGTGCCCTCCAAGCTTCAGCATCCGTGTCCCAGCCGGCTGGAGCGCTGCCAGCGGCCCTTCAGCTTTCACCATGTGCTGTCCCTCACTGGGGACGCCCAAGCCTTTGAGAGAGAGGTGGGACGCCAGAATATCTCTGGCAACCTGGACTCACCTGAAGGTGGCTTTGATGCCATTTTGCAGGCTGCCCTCTGCCAG GAGCAGATTGGTTGGAGAAATGTGTCCAGACTTCTGGTGTTCACTTCAGATGACACATTCCACACAGCTGGGGATGGGAAACTGGGTGGCATTTTCATGCCCAGTGACGGGCGCTGCCATTTGGACAGCAATGGTGTCTACATCCACAGTGCAGAGTTT GATTACCCTTCTGTGGGTCAAGTAGCTCAGGCTCTCACTGCAGCGAACATCCAGCCTATATTTGCTGTTACCGGAACAACACTGCCTGTCTATCAG GAGCTGAGCCAGCTGATTCCCAAGTCGGCTGTTGGGGAGCTGAGTGAAGATTCCAGCAATGTGGTGCAGCTCATCATGGATGCTTATGAT AGCCTGTCATCCACAGTGACTCTTGAACACTCCTCACTGCCTCCTGGAGTCAACATTTCTTTTGAATCTCATTGTCCTGAgaagagggagggtgaggctgggAACCGGGGACAGTGCAGTAATGTCCGAGTCAACCAGACG GTAGATTTCTGGGTTACTCTTCAAGTCACTCACTGCCTCCCAGAGCCCCATCTCCTAAGGTTCTGGGCCCTTGGCTTCTCAGAGGAGTTAACTGTGGAGTTACACACACTGTGTGACTGTAACTGTAGTGACACCCAGCCCCACGCTCCCTACTGCAGCAATGGCCAGGGACACCTTCTATGCGGGATATGCAG CTGTGTCCCGGGCCGCCTTGGTCAGCTATGTGAGTGCTCTGAGGCTGAACTGTCCTCCCCAGATTTGGAATCTGGCTGCCGGGCCCCCAATGGGACAGGGCCCCTGTGCAGCGGGAAGGGACGATGCCAATGTGGACGTTGCAGCTGCAGCGGACAGAGCTCTGGGCGTCTGTGCGAGTGTGATGATGCCAGCTGTGAACGGCATGAGGGCATCCTCTGTGGAG GCTTTGGACACTGCCAATGTGGAGTATGTCACTGTCACGCCAACCGCACGGGCAGAGCATGTGAATGCAGTGAGAATGTGGATAGCTGTGTCAGTCCCAACGGAGGGCTCTGCAGTGGGCATGGACACTGCAAATGCAACCGTTGCCAGTGCCAGGATGGCTACTATGGGGCTCTGTGTGACCAGTGCCTTGGTTGCAAGTCACCATGTGAGCAATACAG GGACTGTGCAGAGTGTGGGGCCTTTGGCACTGGTCCCCTGGCAGTCAATTGCAGCGTGGCCTGTGCCGATGTGAATGTGACTGTGGCCATGGTCCCTAATTTGGACGATGGCTGGTGCAAAGAGAGGACACAAGACAACCAGCTGTTCTTCTTCCTGGTGGAGCATGTGGCTGAAGGAGTCATACTGAGAGTGAGACCCCAAGAGA AGGGAGCAGCAGATCACACCCGTACCATCATACTGGGCTGCATAGGTGGCATTGTGGCTGTGGGACTAGGGCTAGTCCTGGCTTATCGGCTTTCTGTGGAAATCTATGATCGCCGTGAGTACAGCCGCTTTGAGAAGGAGAGGCAGCAACTCAACTGGAAGCAG GACAGCAATCCTCTCTACAAAAGTGCCATCACAACCACTATCAACCCCCGCTTCCAAGAGACAAACGGTCCTGGTCCCTCTCTCTGA